CTTGATTGTCAAAAGATGCAATTGCTTCTTGCATTTTTGCTTTGACGTCATCAGGACCTTCGCTAGGCATCAACGTAACGGCCTTAACGTTTTCTTGTTCGCCAAAAATCATTGCGCCAGATTGCAAGATACCTTCAGCGAATTCGCCATGACTTGCTAGGATAATTCCTACCATCTCTCTACCTCCTAAATAATTTATCTTTATTTTTGACCTGTGACTTGAATATAGTTAACACCACCACACCCTCTCAAGTTCTGTCATTAATTCAAAGCTACTAAAGTTTAGCTTTTTTTAAAACATCCATCAAGTTTTGTTGACTATCGGTAATAACTTTGCGAATCTCTAATTCAATTCCCCGGCTATCTAAATACGTAAAAGCCTTCAAATCATCATCATCAATCGCAATTGTATTCGAAATCATTTTCTTTCCTGTAGTATAGCCCATTGCTCCAATATTTACTGTTGGAAAATAAATACCTGCTTGAACCATTTTTGCTACTTCAACTGGATTGGTAAACAATAAGATCACTCGAACATTATCAAATAATTTATTTGAATACACTTCAATCATTTTAGCTACCGTAATGACATTAACTTTAATGCCAGGCGGAGCTGCTTGTTGAAGCAATGTTTTTCGCAGATTATCTTTGGTAACAGCGTCACTAACCACGATCATACGCTGGATATCTAGCCGTTTAGCCCAAACCGTGGCAACTTGCCCATGGATTAGTCGATCATCAATTCTTACTAAGCGGATATCAATCGCCAAAACAATCCCCTCTTTCTTATTTACTATCCACTAAATATATAAGCAAGTTCCGTGCCAACTTTAGTGTATCGTTGCTAAACGTTGTTAAAATAACAATAAAAAAGCATCAATACAAAAAAACAATACACTACACAGTGTATTGTTTTCTAATGATACTCTATTTCACTTCTGTTTCTAGTGTATTGTTTAAAATCTGCACAAGATAATACAGTTCTTCTGGCGGAATTTTAATTAATAAAGCTTCTTCTACTATTTTTGCAATTTCTTTTACTTGTTGAAAACGTTCCAAGTTATAATCAGAGCGTTGGTCTTCTGGTACTGTCAAACAGTCTTGTCTGACTATCCGTTCAACCATTCCACCTAAGTGCATAATCATATTAATTGTAAAGGCCTGATTGGTTAGTCCGCCTAGGAAGACTTCTGTTAATTTTTGTGTAAATGCCCAAAAAGGTTCCATTACTTTTTCTGCATTGATAAAGGTGAAGTTTGTTCGCAGGTAATCTTGACAAATTTCCCACGATTGTTGATCATCTAAAACAACCGGTTCAAAAATATCTTCTGCATCTAGCACTAATTCTTGCAGAATACTCTTGGCTTCTCCTGAAAATAAGAGTTCCATTGGAATATAACGGACCCCGATTTTTGGATCCACAATTCCAGTCACCGCAATTAATTGATAGTTTGTTTGCAGTTTCTTTAATACAGCAGCCATTTCAACGATGGATATCGGTAAAACCTCTAGCTCTTTTTCCCCAACTTCTGCCAGGTACTTTTCAATAATATCTTTCATTCTTTGGGCAGTTCCTTGGCCAGAAGCACAGATTGCGACAATTGCTTTCTTCAAGCTTTGATTTGCTTGTGGGACTTCTTGTTCGGGTTCTTGATTTAAATTATTTCCGTACCCACTGAAGTTTTTCAATGAATGAAATAGTCGATCTAAATCTGTGTCTAGTAACTCCGTTTTTCTAGCTACCTCTAAAACTAATGCCGTCGTAACCATATCCACCGTACGTACTAGAATTCCCGTGCGACGATGAATTTCTTCGCTAAAGGTTCCTAATGAACCCATGTCCACTAGTAAAATCACTCCGCTACCATTGTTAACCTGCTCTACAGCATTAATAATTTCTTCTAAAGCAACTCGAGGTTTCATTTCAACGGGCATATCAACGGCAACTAGATTATCGCTACCAAATAACTGCTTTACAACTTGGACCATACTTGTTGCGGTGCTGTTCCCATGAGCCGCCACCACAATTCCAATCCGTCCCGTTGGCTTTTCTTTCTTAAGGGAAACTAATAAAACGGTCAAGTATTCGACTTCTTCAAGGGGAATTTCAATCTGATAAGCGTCTAAAATTAAGGCTTTGATGTCTAATGCGACTTCATACTCAGCCGGATATTCCTTCACCATTTTCCGAATACTGTCATTGCTATTCATTTCACCTTGATTGTCTAATTGATGACGTTTTAAGAAAGAGCTGATATGCAGGCTCATAGCATAGATGAAATTGACCTGAAAACTATCATTAAGTTTAGCCTTAGCCACATCATAGATTTTCTTCGTTAAATCAATGACTTTTTGCTCGACAATTTCGGCTAATTTTTTTTCAATATCGAACGTTAGGCGATGATCCTTGTAAAACGATTTTAAATGAACATTAATATCTGTCATAATAAATTGGTTAATCGAATCTTGATCCACACCATCATCTTTTAGCAATGCTGCTTTTTCATCAATAATTTCATATAAATTGTAAGGTAGCTCGTAAGAATCAACTAGCGGCAACATTAGATTTTGATCTGGTGAGACTTCCATAATAGGCTCCAAATCTTGGGCTAATTCTGCTAAAAATTGGCGATTATTGGCTAATAAACTGAGTCCGATTTTAACTTCTTCGGTTAAATCTTCCAATGTAATCACAATTTCTTCTTTGTCCATATGGCTTAAAAAACTGCGTGCACAAATCAGCTGAATATTTGATTTTAGTTGTCCAACATTGCCATACGTTACACTTCCAATTAGGGCTTTAACTACATCTTCAGTCAATGATATTTTACGTTGAATGCGTTCAGCTTCAATCCCAACCATTAATTTTACTAAATCGATTTTCTCTTTCGTTTGGCGTTGGTTAAAACTAGGAAGTTGGATGCTAATTGGAATCCGACGAATAAATGTGCTTAATAAATAGGAAGTTGCATCTTCTGTCGTTGCACAAATAATCCGTACATCTGCTTGCCGTTCCTTGGCTGTTTCACCCAATCTATTGTACTTTCCATTGTCCATAAAATAGAAAATCATTTCTTGACCTTCTGGCGGCAATCTGTGAATCTCATCAAGGAAAAGCATCCCGCCATCCGCTTTAGCAATCAATCCTTCTTTCTCTTTGTTCGCACCTGTGAAAGCCCCTGCCGCATAACCAAAAAGATGGCTCATTAACAATTCAGAGTTATGAGCGTAATCTGCACAATTAAAGACGACTAATTCTTCATGTCCATTAATTAGTCCTCTATCCTTAGCAAATTCAAACATAATATGCGCAAAATGGGTTTTACCAGAACCCGTCGCACCCGTTATCAAGCAATTTAAACCGCGAGGAGGATATAAAATGGCAGCTTTTGCCTGTTCAATCGGCACTTTCATACTACCATTTCCACCAATCACTTTTTGAAAAATATCTACATATTCTTTTTTGCTACGAGTAGGGATAGGAGTCTTTTTTAATTGACTCTGTTTGGTTTGAGAAACTAAACCGCACTCTAAATAACGAACCGGTCTACCATCGATTTTAGCTAATAGACCATCTTTCACGAGTTCATTTAAATCTTTGCTAGCATTAGTACGTTGTATCCCAAAAGCTTCTGCTACTTCTTTTGTGGTAATTCCCGCTCCAGAAGCCACTTCTTCTCTACTTAATGCTTTTGATTGCTTACTCACAAATAAATAGATTTTCTCTATTCGCTTCATCTCTACCCCGCCTTCAGTTATGGGTGCTTCTGTTTATCTCCATCAACTTGATTATTATAACCCCTATCCTATCACAATTTCGGGCTCTTTTGAAATGATTTGATACAAATTCCCCTACTAATTGGTGTTTGGTAGGAAAAGATCATTAGTAATTGTTTTTTTATAGGAAATAAATTGAGCTAAGCGCAACCATTCATTGCAATTTTTTTCTTGTATTGCTTTACATAAACAAGATATTGTTAGCTATTAACTTCTTAATTTTATTTGATGGCTTTCATTGACTAAAGTTCAATTATTGGCTACCATAGTAGTAAGGATAGGGGGCGAGGAAATGAAATTTTATCATGTAAAAACCGATCAGGATTTGCTCAACCTTGATCAAAATGAGCGTAGTTTTATTTTATGTGACCAAGAAAAATTTAAACATATTTATGAAAGTTTTAATATCATGAAACGTAAAGAAGAAGCCAATGAAAAAAATTTAGATACCATTCACTTCGAGAGTCATTTTGATTATGATGTGACCTCTTTTTCATTTTTTGAATGGCAAGAAAATAAATTAGAATTTGAGAAAGTTTATCTCTATTTTAGTAAAGATTATTTGATTTTTGTCTGTAACCAAAACGAGACCTTATTTAATGAAATCGTAGCAGACATCGAAATTGACAAAGAAATTCAACCCAATGGCATTGATACTTTGACCTACTCTTACTATAAAAGTTTGGACCATATTTTAGCGAAAATGTTTGTTTCTCTAGAAAATAGCGAACAAACCATTGCTGATTTAGAAATGCGTTTATTAGAACAAATGGAGGAAGGTAACTTTGAAACGATTATGCAGTTAAAATCAATGTCCTTTGAAGCAAAACGCCACTTAAGATTACTGACTTATATTGGAGATCAAATTTTGAGTAACGACAATAATTTGATTAGCGAAGAAAATTTAAAATATTTTAAAAATATTTCCACAAAAATGAGTCGTCTATATGAGTTTGGTTCAAGTTTACATGAAAAAGCTGATCACTTATTAGAGCTCTACAACACTTCGGTTAGTGAAAAATCCAATGGATTTTTAAATAAACTAACTATTATAACCGTTTTCACAACACCAATAGCTATTTTTTCTGGAATTTATGGCATGAATTTCGTCAATATTCCTGAATTGAAATTTGAATATGGCTATTTTGTGTTACTTGGTGTTTTACTTGCCATAATCACTGGATCTTATTTTTACTTGAAAAAATCGAAAATATTGTAGCTCAGAAGAGCAAGTTTAAACGACACTAGATTTAGTTTCAAATCTTCTAAGCTTAAAATAGTTCACTTTATATAGGAAATAACCTTAAAAATACGAATTACTTCTTAAATTCGTCAAACTTCTTTACCCTTTTCGGCATACTTTCTTCACATTTTGTGGGTATACTAAAAGAGTAGTAAGGATGACAAGCATTCTTATCTAAGCTAAACAACAACCAAACTAACTTTTTATTTTCATTTTTCATTACAACTCCTCCAAAGTGTAATGAGACCTTCGGGTCAAATTCGTGACTGTACGATTTGTAGAATCTACAGCCACGACAACTCCTTTTTGCCACCTGACTCTCCATCAGGTGGCTTTTTTATTTAGTATCTTTATTGAAAGGCGAGCGAATTTTATCCTTCAAACGTAAATAATTCAATAATTGATGTCGAGCACGTTTAATACTTTTATATCTTTTAGGTTGTTTTTTATAAAATTGTTGGTGATAATTTTCTGCTGGCCAAAAAATACTAGCCTGTTGAATTTCAGTTACGATTGGTCGTTTATACTTCCCAGACTCAATTAACTGTTGCTTCGAAGTTTCTGCAATCTTTTTTTGTTTAGTATTTTGTACAAAAATAATTGGTCGATATTGTGTACCGCGGTCTTGAAATTGACCAAGTGCATCTGTTGGATCTGTAAGTTGCCAGTATAGTTCAACCAACTCTTCATAGCTCACAATTCGGGTATCAAAGATAATTTCCACACCTTCTACATGGCCTGTATATCCTCCACTAACTTGATCATAAGTTGGATGTTCAACATGACCACCTGTATAACCAGACAGTACCGAAATAATTCCAGGTTTTGTTTCAAAAGGCTCAACCATGCACCAAAAACAACCACCGCCAAAGATAGCACGCTCCTGATACGCTAAATCTTTACCACGATGATGAGACATATCAAATTTCATTTCACCTACTGGGTCACCTGTCAGTTTCAAATAAAAATCAGTAACATCTGGAGTCAAATTATTTCTACTAGCAAGTGGACGTAATTCACTTTCAAGCTTCGCTAACTGATCCTCAAAATTAGCCTGGTTTTCCAATGCATTCCTTGTAGTCATTAATAATGTTCTTTCCCACTCACGCGTACCTGAGTTTAATATAAGATTATAAAGCTCTCTTACTACTTCCTCCTGTGTTATTTTCATTTTTCGACCTCCCTCAAATTACACGCTACGATAAAAATACTCTAACATATAAACTAAATTTTCACATAATCTCAATCGTCTTAAGAACACTACTTTTCTAATTCAAATTCATATGAAATGAGATTATCTAAAGAAGATATAACAACGAGAACAGCTAAGATCCAAATAGGTGTAACACTTATTACAAAGGCAGTGCTACCAAACAAAATAACGAAAACACCTAATCCGATAATTTTCCTCACTGTTTTTTTAGCAACTTTTTTTCTAGGATGATAGATAAAAATAAAATGTTTCGTACTATAAAACAATAAAAAAGAAAAGATAAATAAGAGATTTATTAAGCGAAAAGGCAGGACTGGATGATGACCTAAATGCAAAGCTGCCGCAAAAAGTGTAATCGAAATTAACATAAATAAATTACTGTACAACAATAATTGCCCATTCGTTAGTTGTTTTTTATCAATTATCCAATCTAAATGAGCATAGTACGAACTCCACATTAAACTAATTGCCACAAAAGCAACAATGACATATAAAAGTGTCGAGACGTCCATTGTTTGACCATTTAAAATTGCGATTAACGCTACCACTGTCTCTCCAAAACAAATTAAAGTGAATAAACCTAAACGTTCAGCTAAATGACTAACGTCAACAGGTGAATCCCGTAATGTTTTTCGGTTAATCAATGGCATCACAATATCCAAAAAGATTCCAAAAAATAAAATAAAATAACGCGGAAATCCAGTAAAAAACAAAGAAGTGCTAGATAAAACCAATGAAAATGTAAAATAATTTGTAAGTAGTTGAATGATTTTTTTATCTGCTGGATTATCAATGCAACGTTTTACAGAATGGTACTGGACAATAGTTAGCACGCGGATTCCGACAAATCCAAGCAAAAAAGTAAAATAAGTTTCATTAAAATTTAGATTGAAGCTGGCTGTCATCAACATCACAAAAAACATTTGAATAAATGTATAGTAATGAGGGTTTTTTAAAATTAATCTATAACGGTTTAAAAACATTGTTTGACCTGCCCAAGCCCACCACATAGGAACAATCATTAATAAATATTCACCAGTAATAGCAAAAAAATGACGTGGTTGTTGATTAACTGTGGTCAACAAATGACTAGTTGATGAAATTGCAACAACAAAAACTAAATCATAAAATAATTCCAGCCAACTGACTTTATGTTTCTCCAAAAAAACGCCTCCTCAAGATGCAAATTTTATACGTTAAAATTATAACATATAATAATAACATTATTAAGTTGGATTAACGACTAAAAAAAGGGCAAAAACTACCTTAAATCCATTTTATAAGTTATTCATACGTTATAGAATACGGTATACTTCGTTATCTTAATTTTAGAAACAACCAAACTAATTTTTTGTTTTTAGTTTTTCTCTATAACTCCTTTTAGACACCTAACCCTACTTCAAATGGCCTGCTTCGTTTCAAACCATACTGCGAAAATATTTTTTTAGTTATTTTAAAAATATAAACAAATTGAAAGACTAGTCCAAAACATAATAAACCTCCACAAATAAACAAAAAAGTTATTTATTAGTTTTAAAAATGAATAATATGCAAATGTGAACAAATAATTAGTTGTTATTTTATTTTATAAGGTGAAATCCACTTTCAACGCTGTAAGAACCTTGATTTTTCTTCTTTAAATGGTAAACTTATTTTTAAATGACACACTATAAAAATTCCCCAGTGTACTATGGTGTATACAAAAATATTATACATCGTTATTTATTTTTCAGAATTTTAAAACACTACGTTATCAAATTGAGGATATAAGAAGAGGAGTGCTCTAAATGAAAAAGAAAAAAATTGGATTGCTAATGTTGGCATTATTAATCGCACAAAATATGAGTTTTTCGGTCAATGCATTCGCTGTAACAACAGGCGAGAAGCCAACAGAAGAAGCTATAAGTAGTGAAGACACAAATAACCTAGAAACAAAAATGAACCAACCAGAATCAACTTTACCAGCAAGTGAACCCACACAAGAAGCAGCTCCTTTTAGTGCAGACAAAGCTGTAGATATTCCAGCTAAAGAAGAATCTGTTCCAGCCATTCAAGCAGAGATTCCACAGACAGCTTCGACCATCACAGACGAAATTCTATCGACAATGACTGTTACGGATATGAATGGTGTTGAGTACGATCAATCAGCAGTTAATCGATTATTAAATTCATCACCTGTAACTGCAAAATTAAACTTTTTAGTGGAAGATAAAGATTACTTACCGGGCTCTGTGTACACAATGAGTCTGCCAGAACAACTGGGTTATTCCGATGCAAGTGGAGAAGTAAGTGGTGTTGACGCATCATGGTCAGTGGATGCCGCTAGTAAAACTGTGACGATTACATTTAACCAAAGAGTAAGGGATACAGCATTTACATTAAATTTGAAAAGCTACATTGCTACAGATAAAGACCCTCTCTTAACCATTAATACACCTGGACAAACAACAAATCAATATAAGTTTGATTTGTATGAAGACATCGAACCCATTAAATATATAGAAACAAAATTTAATTTTGGGGTAAATGGAGATATTTACTACAACTTAAACCGAACACTATCAGGAAATCAACTATTAGAATTACTGATGACTGAAACACCAAACACAACATTCAATAAGATTGATCAAACTTTCGAAGTAAATTCCTACGATGTCGATATTAATGGAACAATTCTTCCAGCAACAAAACAATTATTGGTAAAAGATAGTGATTATACTATCGCTGAAGATACTGTTACTAGAACAGCCATTTCTATTTCAGAAATGAACCAACAAAAAGCTTATGTAGTATCGCTTAATCGCGCCCTTGTTATGGAAAATACTTCAAAATATAGCTATTCCCTTCAACAAAATTTTCCTACCACAAAATTAGGTAGTGTCACTTTAGATGACACTCTAGCTTCTAATCGAGCATTGGAATTTACTGCCAAAACTAAGGAAAATCAATCAATTATTAGTAAAAAAGGGATTTCGACAATTCACGGAGGAAGTTTTCAAAATAAAGGGGACTATTATTTAACAATTTATGGCAATACAACACATACTAAGCAAGGAGAAAAGATTGTTCTTACAAGTAAAAACGATCAAACCTTTGATAGTTACACATTTAATACGTATAATTCAGAAAATCAAGTTGTTCAATTAACAGATTATTTTGATGTTCGTGCAGAGGGAAATACGCTCGTTTTAACCGCAACAAAAGATAGTGACTTGCGAATTTCTATGAACAATTTAAAAATGAAGCTTAATGAGAAAGATATTATTTTATCAATAGCTACACCCGTTATTGGGATGGATAAAGAATTCATTTTGATTTCAGATCAATATATTCAACCCATTTCAGTGATTAATCCTAACAATGCTGAAACAGCTTGGGGAAATTACGATCAAAATGGGGCTTATTTTAACCGAACATCGGTTAATGTAGAAGGCAGTCGTGAAGCTCCAATTAAAAATTTAGTCATCAAGGTGAGTAATCCTAATTATTTAACCTTGCGAGAGGTCAAAAAAGTTTCGTCTTATAGTTTGAATAAAGATTATACCGTTACCAATACGCCGACAGGGGCTGTGATTAAGTTTACAACACCTATCACAAATTCAATCACAATTCCAATTGGATTTAATTATGTACCAGATAGCTTGGCACAAAATAAAAGCATTCCCGTTGATACAATTCCGATTACAATGAGTGCAGATAGCTATGAAACAATAGATTCTACCGTCAAAACTGGAAGCAAACAAGGATCTGAACGTACATTGCAAGCCAGCGGAAATCAGTTTTTAGTGAACGCTCGAAACGATTCCTTTGACTCGCTAGTAGTTTCAACTAAAGTGCCTGTAGGATCGGATGTCATTTTTGATATTTATGATGTCTCTAATGATAACGTAGAATCAATTTATCCTCAATATTGGGACCGTGGCTATTACTTTGATAATCCAATGAAAAAAGATACTCCGGGCTATCCTACTATTACATTTGATGAAGCGACAAACAGCTACAAGTTTGATTTTGGAAAAACATCGAAACGTTACATTATTGAATATAAATTAGCAAATGGTTGGGTAGATATAAATCCAATTAAAGTGACTGGAACAACAGCAGAACCACTGTATAATAACCAAGAAATGTCTGCTACTGTTACTGTCAGCAATACCCCAGTAGATATTT
This Carnobacterium maltaromaticum DSM 20342 DNA region includes the following protein-coding sequences:
- a CDS encoding PTS sugar transporter subunit IIB encodes the protein MAIDIRLVRIDDRLIHGQVATVWAKRLDIQRMIVVSDAVTKDNLRKTLLQQAAPPGIKVNVITVAKMIEVYSNKLFDNVRVILLFTNPVEVAKMVQAGIYFPTVNIGAMGYTTGKKMISNTIAIDDDDLKAFTYLDSRGIELEIRKVITDSQQNLMDVLKKAKL
- a CDS encoding sigma 54-interacting transcriptional regulator, with amino-acid sequence MKRIEKIYLFVSKQSKALSREEVASGAGITTKEVAEAFGIQRTNASKDLNELVKDGLLAKIDGRPVRYLECGLVSQTKQSQLKKTPIPTRSKKEYVDIFQKVIGGNGSMKVPIEQAKAAILYPPRGLNCLITGATGSGKTHFAHIMFEFAKDRGLINGHEELVVFNCADYAHNSELLMSHLFGYAAGAFTGANKEKEGLIAKADGGMLFLDEIHRLPPEGQEMIFYFMDNGKYNRLGETAKERQADVRIICATTEDATSYLLSTFIRRIPISIQLPSFNQRQTKEKIDLVKLMVGIEAERIQRKISLTEDVVKALIGSVTYGNVGQLKSNIQLICARSFLSHMDKEEIVITLEDLTEEVKIGLSLLANNRQFLAELAQDLEPIMEVSPDQNLMLPLVDSYELPYNLYEIIDEKAALLKDDGVDQDSINQFIMTDINVHLKSFYKDHRLTFDIEKKLAEIVEQKVIDLTKKIYDVAKAKLNDSFQVNFIYAMSLHISSFLKRHQLDNQGEMNSNDSIRKMVKEYPAEYEVALDIKALILDAYQIEIPLEEVEYLTVLLVSLKKEKPTGRIGIVVAAHGNSTATSMVQVVKQLFGSDNLVAVDMPVEMKPRVALEEIINAVEQVNNGSGVILLVDMGSLGTFSEEIHRRTGILVRTVDMVTTALVLEVARKTELLDTDLDRLFHSLKNFSGYGNNLNQEPEQEVPQANQSLKKAIVAICASGQGTAQRMKDIIEKYLAEVGEKELEVLPISIVEMAAVLKKLQTNYQLIAVTGIVDPKIGVRYIPMELLFSGEAKSILQELVLDAEDIFEPVVLDDQQSWEICQDYLRTNFTFINAEKVMEPFWAFTQKLTEVFLGGLTNQAFTINMIMHLGGMVERIVRQDCLTVPEDQRSDYNLERFQQVKEIAKIVEEALLIKIPPEELYYLVQILNNTLETEVK
- a CDS encoding magnesium transporter CorA family protein, with the translated sequence MKFYHVKTDQDLLNLDQNERSFILCDQEKFKHIYESFNIMKRKEEANEKNLDTIHFESHFDYDVTSFSFFEWQENKLEFEKVYLYFSKDYLIFVCNQNETLFNEIVADIEIDKEIQPNGIDTLTYSYYKSLDHILAKMFVSLENSEQTIADLEMRLLEQMEEGNFETIMQLKSMSFEAKRHLRLLTYIGDQILSNDNNLISEENLKYFKNISTKMSRLYEFGSSLHEKADHLLELYNTSVSEKSNGFLNKLTIITVFTTPIAIFSGIYGMNFVNIPELKFEYGYFVLLGVLLAIITGSYFYLKKSKIL
- the msrA gene encoding peptide-methionine (S)-S-oxide reductase MsrA; this translates as MKITQEEVVRELYNLILNSGTREWERTLLMTTRNALENQANFEDQLAKLESELRPLASRNNLTPDVTDFYLKLTGDPVGEMKFDMSHHRGKDLAYQERAIFGGGCFWCMVEPFETKPGIISVLSGYTGGHVEHPTYDQVSGGYTGHVEGVEIIFDTRIVSYEELVELYWQLTDPTDALGQFQDRGTQYRPIIFVQNTKQKKIAETSKQQLIESGKYKRPIVTEIQQASIFWPAENYHQQFYKKQPKRYKSIKRARHQLLNYLRLKDKIRSPFNKDTK
- a CDS encoding low temperature requirement protein A encodes the protein MEKHKVSWLELFYDLVFVVAISSTSHLLTTVNQQPRHFFAITGEYLLMIVPMWWAWAGQTMFLNRYRLILKNPHYYTFIQMFFVMLMTASFNLNFNETYFTFLLGFVGIRVLTIVQYHSVKRCIDNPADKKIIQLLTNYFTFSLVLSSTSLFFTGFPRYFILFFGIFLDIVMPLINRKTLRDSPVDVSHLAERLGLFTLICFGETVVALIAILNGQTMDVSTLLYVIVAFVAISLMWSSYYAHLDWIIDKKQLTNGQLLLYSNLFMLISITLFAAALHLGHHPVLPFRLINLLFIFSFLLFYSTKHFIFIYHPRKKVAKKTVRKIIGLGVFVILFGSTAFVISVTPIWILAVLVVISSLDNLISYEFELEK
- a CDS encoding bacterial Ig-like domain-containing protein produces the protein MKKKKIGLLMLALLIAQNMSFSVNAFAVTTGEKPTEEAISSEDTNNLETKMNQPESTLPASEPTQEAAPFSADKAVDIPAKEESVPAIQAEIPQTASTITDEILSTMTVTDMNGVEYDQSAVNRLLNSSPVTAKLNFLVEDKDYLPGSVYTMSLPEQLGYSDASGEVSGVDASWSVDAASKTVTITFNQRVRDTAFTLNLKSYIATDKDPLLTINTPGQTTNQYKFDLYEDIEPIKYIETKFNFGVNGDIYYNLNRTLSGNQLLELLMTETPNTTFNKIDQTFEVNSYDVDINGTILPATKQLLVKDSDYTIAEDTVTRTAISISEMNQQKAYVVSLNRALVMENTSKYSYSLQQNFPTTKLGSVTLDDTLASNRALEFTAKTKENQSIISKKGISTIHGGSFQNKGDYYLTIYGNTTHTKQGEKIVLTSKNDQTFDSYTFNTYNSENQVVQLTDYFDVRAEGNTLVLTATKDSDLRISMNNLKMKLNEKDIILSIATPVIGMDKEFILISDQYIQPISVINPNNAETAWGNYDQNGAYFNRTSVNVEGSREAPIKNLVIKVSNPNYLTLREVKKVSSYSLNKDYTVTNTPTGAVIKFTTPITNSITIPIGFNYVPDSLAQNKSIPVDTIPITMSADSYETIDSTVKTGSKQGSERTLQASGNQFLVNARNDSFDSLVVSTKVPVGSDVIFDIYDVSNDNVESIYPQYWDRGYYFDNPMKKDTPGYPTITFDEATNSYKFDFGKTSKRYIIEYKLANGWVDINPIKVTGTTAEPLYNNQEMSATVTVSNTPVDILSANQTEHETLKNVTSNSVTTKNIDDKTHKVINPVVDIAIKGVSNGGIDLNSLIIDGVPKDAYTVKQTPTGVKITFNNYTLTKNITIRYNTVSENPGRIFTETTISSDSLELMNADRKTVASNVVILKFSDGEAEGIVYLGKAQFRTFDGTDKTLTIPGVHFELVDNLSGTTSEFVTDSTGEYTIDAIMSGEYTLRVTEAPKGYVINDDYLVGKLIRLTKGSNLIEVPFNLDLTSVNVKDSTIYVGDSWQDSDNFISATDKNGKSLDLSQLTVSGIVDTTKPGIYEVSYENNAIEKKAIITVVEKQDSLIVKDSTLYVGDDWQAADNFISATDQDGKPLPLDKVTVTGVVDTNKAGIYQVTYSHGSQNEVATITVKADQSTVVVKDSTLYIGDNWAAKDNFISATDRDGNSIPFDKVKVAGLVDTKIKGEYKVSYSIETENEPSLFIAKVLQENQKTLTNTATINVLEKESPVTPEEPTPGDQSKNEDTQVHTSKPNQGVNEKPVQNQSKDFPQTGEQANPSLGFIGLLIVSVSLGGLVLVKKRNVKKLD